The following coding sequences lie in one Microvirga sp. 17 mud 1-3 genomic window:
- a CDS encoding YnfA family protein — protein sequence MRTIPIYAVAALAEIAGCFAFWAWFRLGRSILWLLPGMASLAAFGWLLALVPVEQAGRAYAVYGGIYIAASLLWLWLVEGARPDRWDLIGAAVCLSGAAIILWAPRAVP from the coding sequence ATGCGCACAATCCCGATTTATGCGGTCGCGGCTCTTGCTGAAATTGCCGGATGCTTCGCCTTCTGGGCCTGGTTCCGGCTCGGCCGGTCGATCCTGTGGCTTTTGCCCGGCATGGCGTCCCTTGCGGCCTTCGGCTGGCTCCTGGCCCTAGTCCCGGTCGAACAGGCCGGACGTGCTTACGCAGTCTATGGCGGCATCTATATTGCCGCCTCCCTCCTGTGGCTGTGGCTGGTCGAGGGTGCCCGGCCCGACCGTTGGGACCTGATCGGGGCGGCCGTCTGCCTGAGTGGTGCCGCCATCATCCTATGGGCGCCGCGGGCCGTTCCTTAA